In one window of Desulfonatronospira thiodismutans ASO3-1 DNA:
- a CDS encoding ExbD/TolR family protein, whose product MDFDPLGKGYISQTNVTPIVDVMLVLLIIFMITAPMLSQGLEVELPRTTMVETLPHDEDTLVVHVDKEGVIYLDEYEVELNELAGHLQRMIEERDRPVYLRADQDVHYGLVVRIMSAVREAGVERLGVLAELDTD is encoded by the coding sequence ATGGACTTCGATCCCCTGGGCAAAGGATATATTTCGCAGACCAATGTCACTCCCATAGTGGATGTAATGCTGGTACTGCTGATAATTTTCATGATCACGGCTCCCATGCTGAGCCAGGGGCTGGAGGTGGAGCTTCCCCGCACCACCATGGTGGAGACCCTGCCCCATGACGAGGACACCCTGGTGGTTCACGTGGACAAAGAGGGTGTGATCTACCTGGATGAGTACGAAGTGGAGCTCAATGAACTGGCCGGGCATCTGCAGAGAATGATCGAGGAAAGGGACAGGCCGGTTTACCTGAGGGCTGATCAGGATGTACACTATGGCCTGGTGGTCCGGATCATGTCCGCAGTCAGGGAAGCCGGAGTTGAGCGTCTGGGGGTGCTGGCCGAACTGGACACAGACTGA
- a CDS encoding MotA/TolQ/ExbB proton channel family protein: MDIFLPEQGLWSMLAQASLLIQFIMLVLLVMSVSSWTIIIYKFISYRRFTENLGNQLQIFDRASDLAEAMKKVRQDADSPLYRIGFSALKEIQKLEQSQLSSSVKFRIAEDNVRRVLRQGVSTHLKKLASSLPFLAICANSSLLIGLLGTVWGIMNAFHAIGVQRGASLATVAPGISEALITTAFGLVVAIPATIFYNILWERLNSIQADLIYFAGAFLNRAQRELPWMEKREK, encoded by the coding sequence ATGGATATATTTCTTCCTGAGCAGGGGCTCTGGAGCATGCTGGCCCAGGCTTCGCTGCTCATCCAGTTTATCATGCTGGTTCTTCTGGTAATGTCTGTGTCCAGTTGGACCATTATAATATATAAATTTATTTCTTACAGGCGGTTCACAGAGAACTTAGGCAATCAGCTGCAGATTTTCGACAGGGCGTCGGACCTGGCCGAGGCCATGAAAAAGGTCCGCCAGGATGCCGATTCTCCCCTGTACCGTATCGGTTTTTCCGCCCTCAAGGAGATCCAGAAGCTGGAGCAGAGCCAGCTTTCCTCCAGCGTCAAGTTTCGCATCGCTGAAGACAATGTTCGCCGGGTGCTGAGGCAGGGGGTAAGCACACACCTGAAAAAACTCGCCTCTTCTCTGCCGTTTCTGGCTATCTGCGCCAACTCCTCCCTGCTCATCGGACTTCTGGGCACTGTATGGGGCATCATGAACGCCTTTCACGCCATAGGCGTGCAGCGGGGAGCTTCTCTGGCCACTGTAGCTCCGGGCATTTCCGAGGCCCTTATTACCACGGCCTTCGGACTGGTGGTGGCCATTCCGGCCACAATTTTCTATAATATACTGTGGGAACGTCTGAACAGCATCCAGGCAGATCTTATTTATTTTGCCGGTGCTTTTCTGAACCGGGCCCAGAGAGAGCTGCCCTGGATGGAAAAGAGAGAAAAATAA
- a CDS encoding NAD-dependent deacylase: MSNSEKLYQEAAGAIRSSECMLALTGAGISVASGIPDFRSPGGLWSRYDPQAVASDWALENNPRQVWEFLLEAVGMIAAAKPNPAHESLARMEDMGYLKAVITQNIDNLHQRAGSRKVIEFHGGAGTFYCHKCKKKYNQQKALELTRKDIPWLCSQCYGVVRPGVVFFGEQIPEQALQETRRLVLAADLVLVAGTSGDVAPAGTLPRWVKEQGGRVIEVNLGRTSFQNISDIRLDEPAETALPRIVEAL; this comes from the coding sequence ATGTCCAACAGTGAAAAACTCTACCAGGAAGCAGCTGGAGCCATTCGCAGTTCTGAGTGCATGCTGGCTTTGACCGGGGCCGGCATATCGGTGGCCAGCGGCATTCCTGATTTCAGAAGTCCGGGAGGACTGTGGTCCAGATACGATCCCCAGGCAGTGGCCTCGGACTGGGCCTTAGAGAACAATCCGCGGCAGGTCTGGGAATTTCTGCTGGAAGCCGTAGGCATGATTGCCGCTGCAAAACCCAACCCAGCCCATGAAAGCCTGGCCCGTATGGAAGATATGGGTTATTTAAAGGCCGTAATTACCCAGAACATAGACAATCTGCATCAGAGAGCAGGCTCCAGAAAAGTTATAGAATTTCACGGAGGGGCCGGTACTTTCTATTGTCACAAATGCAAAAAAAAGTATAATCAGCAAAAAGCGCTGGAACTCACCAGAAAAGATATACCCTGGCTTTGCAGCCAGTGTTACGGGGTTGTCAGGCCGGGGGTGGTCTTTTTCGGGGAACAGATACCGGAACAGGCCTTGCAAGAGACCAGGCGTCTGGTGCTGGCAGCGGACCTGGTGCTTGTGGCCGGCACTTCCGGGGACGTGGCGCCTGCCGGAACTCTTCCGCGGTGGGTCAAGGAGCAGGGGGGCAGGGTTATCGAGGTCAACCTGGGCCGGACCAGTTTCCAGAATATTTCGGACATCCGGCTGGATGAACCGGCCGAAACCGCTTTGCCCCGCATAGTGGAAGCCCTGTAA
- a CDS encoding histidinol phosphate phosphatase domain-containing protein: MIDLHTHTVYSDGGLIPAELARRARAAGYRGLAFTDHVDDSNLRHILESQQKVVRDYCLYTEIELLGGVELTHVPPPLMETVVKSARDLGAEIVLVHGETIVEPVVQGTNHAAIRAGADVLAHPGLITPEDVRMAAEKGVYLEITTRKGHSLTNGHVLNLARIYGAKLVINNDAHGPEDLVSREMRQKIALGAGMDMQEYEQAEQNSLDLLSRLRKSGNTGGSQD, translated from the coding sequence ATGATTGATCTGCACACGCATACTGTTTACAGCGACGGTGGCCTGATACCTGCGGAACTTGCTAGACGGGCCAGGGCGGCAGGCTACCGCGGCCTGGCATTCACCGATCACGTGGATGATTCCAATCTGCGGCACATCCTTGAAAGCCAGCAAAAGGTGGTCAGAGACTACTGCCTTTATACCGAGATTGAGCTTCTCGGGGGAGTGGAACTGACGCATGTGCCTCCGCCCCTGATGGAAACCGTAGTTAAAAGCGCCCGGGATCTGGGGGCCGAGATAGTCCTGGTCCACGGGGAGACCATCGTGGAGCCGGTGGTCCAGGGTACCAACCATGCAGCCATCCGGGCCGGGGCTGATGTCCTGGCTCACCCGGGACTGATTACCCCGGAAGATGTCCGGATGGCGGCGGAAAAAGGGGTGTATCTGGAAATCACCACCAGGAAGGGGCACAGCCTCACCAACGGCCATGTGCTCAACCTGGCCAGGATCTACGGGGCAAAGCTGGTTATAAATAATGACGCCCATGGCCCTGAGGACCTGGTAAGCCGGGAAATGCGGCAGAAAATCGCCCTGGGTGCCGGCATGGACATGCAGGAATACGAACAGGCGGAGCAGAATTCCCTGGATCTCTTGTCCAGGTTGAGAAAATCCGGTAATACAGGCGGTTCTCAGGATTGA
- a CDS encoding bifunctional nuclease family protein → MLIKMEIFGLAMDEKTNMPLVILKDEEDKYILPIWIGALEAMAISIPLKGMSMPRPMTHDLFLDTLNNLGAHLLHVEVTEIKESTYYAVIVLQQEENVLRIDSRPSDAIAMAVRAKVPIMVRQQILEDIMKEQQGDYQVVLDDEESKKWAEILEKFNLDDTKYKM, encoded by the coding sequence ATGCTTATCAAAATGGAAATATTCGGACTGGCCATGGACGAAAAGACCAACATGCCCCTGGTCATATTAAAGGATGAAGAGGACAAGTATATTCTGCCCATCTGGATCGGGGCCCTGGAAGCCATGGCCATATCAATACCCCTCAAGGGCATGAGCATGCCCAGGCCCATGACCCACGACCTTTTCCTGGATACATTGAATAACCTGGGAGCCCATCTGCTGCACGTGGAGGTGACCGAGATCAAGGAATCAACCTACTATGCAGTGATTGTGCTGCAGCAGGAGGAAAACGTCCTGCGCATAGACAGCCGGCCGTCCGACGCCATTGCCATGGCGGTAAGGGCCAAGGTTCCCATTATGGTTCGCCAGCAGATACTTGAAGACATCATGAAGGAGCAGCAGGGTGATTACCAGGTGGTGCTGGATGATGAAGAAAGCAAGAAGTGGGCTGAGATACTGGAGAAATTCAACCTGGATGATACCAAATACAAGATGTGA
- the miaB gene encoding tRNA (N6-isopentenyl adenosine(37)-C2)-methylthiotransferase MiaB — protein MNYYIFTFGCQMNVSDSLWLDQALQALGLKPCSREEEADIFLINTCSVREKPEQKIYSLLGRLYEYTREKPHVFAGVGGCVAQQVGRRFLERFSFVRLVFGTDGLVMVPEAIKRLLKDRHLKTSLLDFQDHYPERKGYQPEKAPVQAFVNIMQGCDNFCAYCIVPYTRGRQKSRSSREILQECAGLVARGCREITLLGQNVNSFGQDKEGRDIPFSELLRSVAALPGLERLRFTTSHPKDIDEEVIQAFGELPALCPHLHLPLQSGSDQVLSSMGRKYNSDDYLRIVEKLRSSCPDISLTTDLIVGFPGETDADFEDTMDIVKKVGFDSSFSFKYSDRPGVRAADMQPKIDDETKTERLARLQQLQSELTRDRLAGRVGRQELVLVEGRSKKQGPPDTVSWTGRDPGGRLVHVHLPVERDCTGEVLRVTIVRAHKHSLSGEVI, from the coding sequence ATGAATTATTATATCTTTACGTTCGGCTGCCAGATGAATGTCAGCGACTCCCTGTGGCTGGATCAGGCTCTGCAGGCCCTGGGCCTTAAGCCCTGCTCCAGGGAGGAGGAAGCCGATATATTTCTCATAAATACCTGCAGTGTGCGGGAAAAGCCGGAGCAAAAGATATACAGTCTGCTGGGCAGGCTGTATGAGTATACCAGGGAAAAACCGCACGTCTTCGCCGGGGTGGGAGGATGTGTAGCCCAGCAGGTGGGCAGGAGGTTTCTGGAGAGGTTTTCCTTTGTACGCCTGGTGTTCGGGACGGACGGCCTGGTCATGGTGCCGGAGGCAATCAAGAGGCTGCTCAAGGACAGGCATCTGAAGACCAGCCTGCTTGACTTTCAGGATCACTATCCGGAAAGAAAGGGATACCAGCCGGAAAAGGCCCCGGTCCAGGCTTTTGTAAATATAATGCAGGGCTGCGACAATTTCTGCGCCTACTGTATTGTACCTTATACCAGGGGGCGGCAGAAGTCGCGTTCCTCCCGGGAAATTCTGCAGGAGTGCGCCGGGCTGGTTGCCCGGGGATGCAGGGAGATCACACTTCTGGGGCAAAACGTCAACAGTTTCGGCCAGGACAAAGAAGGCAGGGATATACCTTTTTCCGAACTTCTTCGCAGCGTGGCCGCATTGCCGGGCCTGGAAAGGCTCCGGTTTACCACGTCTCATCCCAAGGATATCGATGAGGAGGTTATCCAGGCCTTCGGAGAACTGCCCGCACTTTGCCCGCACCTTCACCTGCCCCTGCAGTCGGGCTCTGACCAAGTGCTTTCATCCATGGGGCGCAAGTACAACAGTGACGACTACCTACGCATCGTTGAGAAGCTCAGGTCCAGTTGTCCGGATATTTCTCTGACCACCGACCTGATAGTGGGTTTTCCCGGTGAGACGGATGCCGATTTTGAAGATACCATGGACATTGTGAAAAAGGTCGGCTTTGACAGCAGTTTTTCCTTTAAATATTCGGATCGTCCCGGAGTTCGGGCAGCAGACATGCAGCCCAAGATCGACGATGAAACAAAGACAGAGAGGCTTGCCCGGCTTCAGCAGCTGCAAAGCGAATTGACCCGGGACAGACTTGCCGGTCGTGTGGGAAGACAGGAACTGGTGCTCGTGGAAGGCAGGAGCAAAAAACAGGGGCCGCCTGATACAGTATCCTGGACAGGCCGAGATCCTGGTGGAAGACTGGTGCACGTGCATTTGCCCGTGGAGCGGGACTGCACTGGAGAGGTGCTCCGCGTGACCATTGTCAGAGCCCACAAACATTCCCTGAGCGGAGAGGTGATCTAA
- a CDS encoding phosphotransferase family protein has translation MSSTKDRSPALQIDLSSLQDYLQKQFGTGARLIEAGEMGSAGKQGMKEFGYGKPLHIRFELDGEEKQAVLSTMRGDSFGHQFYWDRAAILMFQYETGESMEKHVSSLGFGYVDKKDNLVPVVEPREFFILHEMAEGYDYFLDLERIKKKGLKQSDLELTKEFSRWMARLHSRRLDDADLYLRRIRNLIGASECIFGLVDSYPHPYDLFPPERFEELECRLISWRWKLGSFTHRLAAVHGDFHPWNVLVQPDGDFRVLDRSRGEWGEPADDITTMTSNYLLYSLYSGPSLKGDFEKLYRTMWDTYLEETGDWEILHTAAPFYVFRALVIASPKWYPGHSREVRMSLFRFMENVLQDEEFDYENINKYLG, from the coding sequence CGGCCCTGCAAATAGACTTGAGCAGCCTGCAGGATTATCTGCAAAAGCAGTTCGGAACCGGGGCCAGGCTCATTGAGGCCGGGGAAATGGGCTCTGCAGGCAAGCAGGGCATGAAGGAATTCGGCTACGGCAAGCCCCTGCACATCAGGTTTGAGCTTGATGGAGAGGAAAAGCAGGCCGTACTCTCCACTATGCGCGGTGACAGCTTCGGTCACCAGTTTTACTGGGACCGGGCGGCGATTCTCATGTTCCAGTACGAGACCGGGGAAAGCATGGAAAAACATGTAAGCTCCCTTGGTTTCGGGTACGTGGACAAAAAGGACAACCTGGTTCCTGTGGTGGAGCCCAGGGAGTTCTTTATCCTGCATGAAATGGCTGAAGGATATGATTATTTCCTGGACCTGGAGCGTATTAAAAAAAAGGGACTGAAGCAAAGCGACCTGGAACTGACCAAAGAGTTTTCCCGCTGGATGGCTCGCCTGCACAGCCGCAGGCTTGATGATGCGGATCTTTACCTGCGCCGCATAAGAAATCTTATCGGCGCGTCGGAATGCATTTTCGGCCTGGTGGATTCCTACCCTCACCCTTATGACCTGTTTCCTCCGGAAAGGTTTGAGGAACTTGAGTGCAGGCTTATTTCCTGGCGCTGGAAACTGGGCAGCTTTACCCATCGCCTGGCCGCGGTGCACGGGGACTTTCATCCCTGGAATGTACTTGTCCAGCCTGACGGCGATTTCCGGGTGCTGGACCGTAGCCGGGGGGAGTGGGGAGAACCAGCCGACGACATCACCACAATGACCAGCAACTATCTCCTGTACTCCCTTTACAGCGGTCCATCCCTGAAAGGCGACTTTGAAAAACTTTACCGCACCATGTGGGATACTTACCTTGAAGAAACCGGGGACTGGGAAATTCTGCATACCGCGGCACCGTTTTACGTATTCCGGGCCTTAGTTATAGCCTCTCCCAAGTGGTATCCCGGTCACTCCCGGGAAGTCCGCATGAGCCTGTTCAGGTTCATGGAAAATGTCCTGCAGGATGAAGAGTTTGATTATGAGAATATAAATAAGTATCTGGGGTAG